The Chanodichthys erythropterus isolate Z2021 chromosome 12, ASM2448905v1, whole genome shotgun sequence genome contains a region encoding:
- the rps3a gene encoding small ribosomal subunit protein eS1, translating into MAVGKNKRLTKGGKKGAKKKIVDPFSKKDWYDVKAPAMFNIRNLGKTLVTRTQGTKIASDGLKGRVFEVSLADLQNDEVAFRKFKLVTEDVQGKNCLTNFHGMDLTRDKMCSMVKKWQTMIEAHVDVKTTDGYLLRLFCVGFTKKRTNQIRKTSYAQHQQVRQIRKKMMEIMTREVQTNDLKEVVNKLIPDSVGKDIEKACQSIYPLHDVYVRKVKMLKKPKFELGKLMELHGEGGTSSTAAKPAEGDTGAKVERADGYEPPIQESV; encoded by the exons ATGGCAGTCGGCAAGAATAAGAGGCTGACCAAAGGTGGCAAAAAAGGTGCCAAAAAGAAGAT TGTCGATCCATTCTCCAAGAAAGATTGGTATGATGTCAAGGCACCAGCCATGTTCAACATCCGCAACCTGGGCAAGACCTTGGTCACCAGGACTCAGGGAACCA AAATTGCCTCTGATGGTCTGAAGGGACGTGTGTTCGAGGTCAGCCTGGCTGATCTGCAGAACGATGAGGTTGCTTTCCGCAAGTTCAAGCTGGTCACAGAAGATGTGCAGGGCAAGAACTGCCTCACCAACTTCCATGGCATGGACCTCACCCGTGACAAGATGTGCTCCATGGTCAAGAAGTGGCAG ACAATGATTGAGGCCCATGTCGATGTGAAGACCACCGACGGCTATCTTCTCCGCCTGTTCTGCGTGGGCTTCACCAAGAAGCGCACCAACCAGATCAGAAAGACCTCCTACGCTCAGCACCAGCAGGTCCGTCAGATCCGCAAGAAGATGATGGAAATCATGACCCGTGAGGTCCAGACCAATGACCTTAAGGAGGTGGTCAACAAACT GATTCCTGACAGTGTAGGCAAGGACATTGAAAAGGCCTGCCAATCCATCTACCCTCTACATGATGTTTACGTCAGGAAGGTTAAAATGCTGAAAAAGCCCAAGTTTGAGC ttggtAAGCTGATGGAGCTGCACGGTGAGGGTGGAACCAGCAGTACTGCTGCTAAACCAGCAGAGGGTGACACTGGGGCCAAGGTGGAGAGAGCTGATGGATATGAGCCCCCCATCCAGGAGTCTGTCTAA